One stretch of Spiroplasma mirum ATCC 29335 DNA includes these proteins:
- the pepF gene encoding oligoendopeptidase F: MKRNEAPAQYKWDFTNLYPTIDDWKKDLNIIVEKLKEIIAFKGKLNNKDIFKKYLQLDDEIDLIVSKLGQYLHMGDIDTTNLVYQELSGIFANTINELSSQLAFISPELKAIGEQIIMGWIKSDSELQKYEYGYRKFFREAQHILSERDEEILSLVSRSRGAAYDIYDLLAYADKKPAYVNYQGKEQKLTQALYSEITEETDPLDDQKLRAETAKLFVQHLTDKKHSFARVYEAILQRSVESVKLRGYKNTLQASLSGDDVTEDIYESLIKYGRQTSHLNVRYNEILKKYFKFNKYYASDSRLKLVKNVPSVNKKYSVEEAKNIIRESLKMLGPEYLSQLEIAWSDNRIDYFEDTNKRAGAYSSGGNGVEPIILMNWDNTISSVNTLAHEAGHSVHTLLADANNPRPLSNYPIILAEVASTVNEHLLFDYLYKNAQSDDEKIYLLQNRIEEITGTFFRQIQFADFEWTAHKMVENNKPLDADKLADLFEKISNDFGSSVFDKYEENSKQYGWTRILHFFNSPYYVYKYATCIVASFKLYNDVLNNNPETLINFLKQGGRKEPLLILKDIGIDYTNEKVYDGLINKLTSLIDNLEALLNKKGN, translated from the coding sequence ATGAAAAGAAATGAAGCACCAGCCCAGTATAAATGAGATTTTACAAATTTATACCCCACAATTGATGATTGAAAAAAAGATTTAAATATTATTGTTGAAAAGTTAAAAGAAATTATAGCATTTAAAGGAAAATTAAATAATAAAGATATTTTTAAAAAATATTTACAGTTAGATGATGAAATTGATTTAATTGTTAGTAAATTAGGGCAGTATTTACATATGGGTGATATTGATACAACTAATTTAGTTTATCAAGAATTATCAGGAATCTTTGCCAATACTATTAATGAACTTTCAAGTCAATTAGCTTTTATTTCTCCCGAATTAAAAGCAATTGGTGAACAAATTATTATGGGATGAATTAAATCAGATTCTGAGTTACAGAAATACGAATATGGATATCGGAAATTCTTCCGCGAAGCGCAACATATATTATCTGAACGAGACGAAGAAATTTTATCATTAGTATCACGAAGTCGTGGAGCAGCTTATGATATTTATGATTTATTAGCATATGCTGATAAAAAACCAGCTTATGTAAATTATCAAGGCAAAGAACAAAAATTAACTCAAGCCTTATATAGTGAAATTACTGAAGAGACTGACCCACTGGATGATCAAAAATTAAGAGCAGAAACAGCAAAATTATTTGTGCAACATTTAACAGATAAAAAACATTCCTTTGCGAGAGTTTATGAAGCAATTTTACAAAGAAGTGTCGAATCAGTAAAGTTAAGAGGCTATAAAAATACTTTGCAAGCATCATTATCAGGTGATGATGTTACCGAAGACATTTATGAAAGTTTAATTAAGTATGGTCGTCAAACAAGTCATTTAAATGTTCGCTATAATGAAATTTTGAAAAAATATTTTAAATTTAATAAATATTATGCATCAGACAGCCGCTTAAAATTAGTAAAAAATGTGCCCAGTGTTAATAAAAAATATTCAGTTGAAGAAGCAAAAAACATTATTCGTGAATCATTAAAAATGTTAGGACCAGAATATTTGAGCCAACTAGAGATTGCGTGAAGTGATAATCGAATTGATTATTTTGAAGATACTAATAAAAGAGCCGGCGCATATTCATCAGGAGGGAATGGTGTTGAACCAATTATTTTGATGAACTGAGATAATACAATCTCATCGGTTAATACATTAGCCCACGAAGCTGGTCACTCCGTGCACACCTTACTAGCAGATGCAAATAATCCCCGCCCATTATCAAACTATCCAATTATTTTAGCGGAAGTAGCTTCAACTGTTAATGAACACTTATTATTTGATTATTTATATAAAAATGCTCAAAGTGATGATGAAAAAATTTATTTATTACAAAATCGCATTGAAGAAATTACTGGAACTTTCTTCCGACAAATTCAATTTGCTGATTTTGAATGAACTGCTCATAAAATGGTTGAAAATAATAAACCCCTAGATGCTGATAAGTTGGCAGATTTATTTGAAAAAATTAGTAATGATTTTGGAAGTTCAGTCTTTGATAAATATGAAGAAAATTCAAAACAGTATGGGTGAACAAGAATTTTACATTTCTTTAATTCACCATATTATGTTTATAAATATGCAACATGTATTGTTGCCTCATTCAAACTATATAATGATGTTTTAAATAATAACCCTGAGACATTAATTAACTTCTTAAAACAGGGGGGACGCAAAGAACCATTATTAATTTTAAAAGATATTGGAATTGATTACACTAATGAAAAAGTTTATGATGGTTTAATTAATAAATTAACTTCCTTAATTGACAACTTAGAAGCACTATTAAATAAAAAAGGAAATTAA
- a CDS encoding cob(I)yrinic acid a,c-diamide adenosyltransferase, with protein sequence MQKKGYTHIYYGDGKGKTSILNGMTIRALGYGWNIKYLRFLKNRQSGEMLFFEQINHPRLEIYDFYSSSQKFFWEMNDQEKAILKEEMRGGFAILQKLVQSDNVDLIIVDELLGCIVNGLITEEELIAVIKTKKPNIELAFSGHHITQNLIDNVDLVSNVKLIKHYFYEKIPARKGIEF encoded by the coding sequence ATGCAGAAAAAAGGTTATACTCATATATATTACGGTGATGGTAAAGGAAAAACTTCAATTTTGAACGGAATGACAATTCGAGCGCTTGGTTATGGTTGAAATATTAAATATTTACGATTTTTAAAAAATCGTCAATCAGGAGAAATGTTGTTTTTTGAACAAATTAATCATCCCCGCTTAGAAATTTATGATTTTTATTCTTCTAGTCAAAAATTCTTTTGGGAAATGAATGACCAAGAAAAAGCAATCTTAAAAGAAGAGATGCGAGGTGGGTTTGCTATTTTACAAAAATTAGTTCAGAGTGATAATGTGGATTTAATTATTGTTGATGAATTATTAGGATGCATTGTTAATGGTTTAATAACTGAAGAAGAATTAATTGCTGTTATTAAAACAAAAAAGCCAAATATTGAATTGGCTTTTTCCGGACATCATATTACCCAAAACTTAATTGATAATGTTGATCTAGTAAGTAATGTTAAATTAATTAAACACTACTTTTATGAAAAGATCCCTGCGCGTAAAGGAATTGAATTTTAA